Below is a genomic region from Culicoides brevitarsis isolate CSIRO-B50_1 chromosome 2, AGI_CSIRO_Cbre_v1, whole genome shotgun sequence.
TGCCATGTCGGAGGTTAAGGGCGGAAAATTAGCATTGGCagcaaaaaatgcaagaaaagtcATCAGTTTGATCATGTCGGACATCGTTAATGATCCTTTAGACCTCATTGCGAGTGGACCAACGGTTGCTCCTGACCAAAAACTTGGAAAAACTCCCTTGGAAgtgttaaaaaagttcaaaatcgaACCAGAATCGCACATTTTGGACGTAATTAAAGCTCATAAGCCTGTCACAAATGATGAAATCCCGAACGTGAAGAACTACATAATAGCCAGTAACGAAATCGCGATCAAAAATTCCATggaaactgcaaaaaaattaggatATTCAACGATTTTCTTGTCAAAATCCATCACGGGCgatgtgaaaaatgtttgttccTTGTACGAATCGATCACAAAGCACATTTTAAGTTCCGAAAAGCTTCCTGAAGAAATTTCAGCTTCATATCCAAGCCtccaaaaatccttaaaagaAGCTTCTGAGTCAAAATCGAAGGGAATTTGCATAATTTCTGGCGGAGAACCAGTTGTTACTGTCTCCGGCGACGGAATTGGCGGCAGAAATCAGGAACTTGCCTTGcgatttgctaatttttgtaccaaaaatcaattttccaaCGTATTTTTGCTCTCCGCGGGCACTGATGGTATCGATGGGCCTTCAAATGATGCCGCTGGAGCAATTGGAACAACTTATGACGCCATCACGAACGatttaattgagaaatttatcAACAACAACGACTCTTACAACTTTTATAAGGGGCATTGTCCCGGATTTCATGTCGTTACAGGGCACACAGGAACAAATGTCATGGATTTACATGTCTTAGTCGTCGTTAAAGACCAAAATTCTAATTCaaagttgtaaatttttacattttatgggattttcttataaaatttttgggtataaacatttattttctataaaatcgcgttttgaaatttcttaaaataattaaaaatcgctttttatTGTCGTTAATTGCCTTTGTTTCCacgattttcgttttttcatgcatttctgTAGTCGATAATCATACAAAAATCCCCTTTCACAAGCAAATCTGAACTCAATTGCCTGCAACGAAGATCTTTTTAGTCGTTTTTCATCAGGAAATTCCCGCAAATCGGCACAATAAACCGCAAACCCAAACAAAATGATGACAGAAAGCACGATCCGAACCATCTCCGACGCAAAATGATGAGTGACTAATTACATATTTACATATTTCTCTTATCAGCGGCTAATTTTTCGCTTGTTTCTTGCGCCAGACTGATAACGCGTCGTATCTGAAAAACAATTAACGAGAACAAAATTAATCGAACATCACCGAAAATTGACCCGTTGTTGATAATTTCTCACTCAACGTGTTTCTGTGTTTACGAATTTTCGATTAGAATTCCACATACACAACAAACAGCAGGACGGAAGGAtgtctaaaaatagaaattacttAATAAAGACGCGCTTTTTTAGAAAACTACACGAAACGAACGATATGGCGAAGAATCAAGTGATAAAATCCAGTTTATGACGTTTTCGT
It encodes:
- the LOC134830054 gene encoding glycerate kinase, which translates into the protein MTFYRSLQFLSLPVSRQMSSRTGVLSDLRAIFDAGLDSVKPATIFRTNQCLKIVENKLKVLDDEFDIGKIHLVGFGKAVHGLATEVEAVLKSRLVSGVISVPQGGVLKESSGFEIFEGAKDNFPDENSFAASREILKRCQAMGSNDILLCLISGGGSALLPYPKNPITLQEKAKIIRSLSKNGASIDEMNVVRIAMSEVKGGKLALAAKNARKVISLIMSDIVNDPLDLIASGPTVAPDQKLGKTPLEVLKKFKIEPESHILDVIKAHKPVTNDEIPNVKNYIIASNEIAIKNSMETAKKLGYSTIFLSKSITGDVKNVCSLYESITKHILSSEKLPEEISASYPSLQKSLKEASESKSKGICIISGGEPVVTVSGDGIGGRNQELALRFANFCTKNQFSNVFLLSAGTDGIDGPSNDAAGAIGTTYDAITNDLIEKFINNNDSYNFYKGHCPGFHVVTGHTGTNVMDLHVLVVVKDQNSNSKL